From Syntrophus gentianae, one genomic window encodes:
- a CDS encoding DMT family protein, protein MLETISLLFLSNLFMTFAWYGHLKYMNGKPLILVIALSWGIAFFEYILQVPANRIGFRYYDLGQLKVIQEVITMTVFAGFAFFIMKQPLKLDYLWAAMCLIGAVYFMFRGGMPHA, encoded by the coding sequence ATGTTGGAAACCATTTCGCTGTTGTTTCTTTCCAATCTATTCATGACCTTCGCCTGGTATGGTCATCTCAAGTACATGAACGGCAAGCCGCTGATTCTGGTCATTGCCCTGAGCTGGGGCATTGCCTTTTTCGAGTATATCCTGCAGGTCCCCGCCAACCGGATCGGCTTTCGCTACTATGATCTCGGTCAGTTGAAGGTCATTCAGGAGGTCATCACCATGACCGTTTTTGCCGGCTTTGCCTTTTTCATCATGAAACAGCCGTTGAAACTGGATTACCTCTGGGCCGCCATGTGCCTCATCGGGGCCGTGTATTTCATGTTCCGGGGTGGGATGCCGCACGCCTGA
- a CDS encoding MFS transporter, with product MLSMTREEKSWILYDVANSAFILTISTAIMPIFFKNVAARGVENAVSTANWGLANSLASLLLALLAPLMGTLADYQGWKKRFFLGFLFLGVIFTLLLTLPGEGDQLLCLFLYVTAYIGFAGANVFYDAFLVDVTSDAKMDWISANGFAWGYLGSTVPFILGMVLISRPSLAGLDSPLQATRAAFALTALWWLVFSLPMIRNVHQRHFLPPSTQPLRGSFRRLATTFREIRRYRLAFLFLLAYFFYIDGVDTIIRMATAYGVDIGMSTSELLTIILVIQILAFPFALLYGKLAGLLGTKPMLYAGLGVYLIIVLIAFYLPELPTKSTKTFFYWILAVLIASSQGGLQALSRSCFGRLIPKDKSAEFFGFYNIFGKFAAILGPLLMALASRMTGQSRYGILSLVVLFLLGGLILFRVPLSAGTMEE from the coding sequence ATCCTTTCGATGACACGGGAAGAAAAAAGCTGGATTCTCTACGATGTGGCCAACTCGGCCTTCATCCTGACGATTTCCACGGCCATCATGCCCATTTTTTTCAAAAACGTGGCAGCCAGAGGGGTGGAGAACGCCGTCTCCACGGCAAACTGGGGGCTGGCCAATTCCCTCGCGTCCCTCCTGCTGGCGCTGCTCGCCCCTTTGATGGGGACGCTGGCCGATTACCAGGGCTGGAAGAAGCGGTTTTTCCTGGGATTTCTCTTCCTCGGCGTGATCTTCACCCTGTTGCTGACTCTCCCCGGCGAAGGCGACCAGTTGCTTTGTCTCTTCCTGTACGTGACGGCCTATATCGGTTTTGCGGGAGCCAATGTCTTCTACGACGCCTTTCTGGTCGACGTCACCTCCGATGCAAAAATGGACTGGATTTCGGCGAATGGCTTCGCCTGGGGATATCTCGGCAGCACCGTCCCCTTCATCCTGGGAATGGTCCTGATTTCAAGACCTTCCCTCGCCGGTCTCGATTCTCCTCTGCAGGCCACCCGCGCCGCCTTCGCTCTCACAGCCCTCTGGTGGCTGGTCTTCTCCCTGCCCATGATCCGGAATGTCCATCAGCGACATTTCCTTCCGCCTTCGACGCAGCCCCTGCGCGGAAGCTTCCGGCGTCTGGCCACCACCTTCCGGGAAATCCGCCGGTACCGGCTGGCCTTCCTCTTTTTGCTGGCCTATTTTTTCTACATCGACGGGGTGGATACGATCATCCGCATGGCGACCGCCTACGGCGTGGACATCGGAATGTCGACATCCGAGCTGTTAACCATAATCCTGGTTATCCAGATCCTCGCCTTCCCCTTCGCCCTGCTCTACGGGAAATTGGCCGGCCTTCTGGGGACAAAGCCCATGCTCTATGCGGGACTCGGGGTTTACCTGATCATTGTGCTGATCGCCTTCTACCTTCCCGAACTGCCAACGAAGTCGACAAAGACCTTTTTCTACTGGATCCTGGCCGTTCTCATCGCCAGTTCCCAGGGCGGCCTCCAGGCCCTCAGCCGATCCTGCTTCGGCCGACTGATCCCCAAGGATAAATCGGCTGAGTTTTTCGGGTTTTATAACATTTTTGGAAAATTCGCGGCGATTCTCGGCCCCCTACTGATGGCGCTGGCCAGTCGGATGACCGGCCAATCCAGGTACGGGATACTGAGTCTCGTCGTCCTTTTTCTTCTCGGCGGACTGATCCTGTTCAGGGTTCCTCTATCCGCCGGCACGATGGAGGAATAA
- a CDS encoding zinc dependent phospholipase C family protein translates to MPKEAAHWILAEQTWQAMPEGLLKTEIQGNKALYYLGAIIFDTPYYALTGQNRSNLIAAATRLHGYSASAPFNPFGPLAKSTEVLPEGYGPFVAGALTHVAADAVFHPPIFYFSGNDKDVPANQAARATTRHRRLESALDLHFISQNGNASFRNLRLIDLYQHRENEESAFLKLLNLLYFGKILATNSSLKLTVWQHALIQFLIQQRRIHQFLGLFGILYPRLARRLQPIEALFYATCQESDPRFFQRPLNYRHPLTGEEHTESVSSLQDRTVALALGFLKQIDNAYSQTEFKKRLAEVTFPSLYSGLSPDRSRKMSLFDNLHILDL, encoded by the coding sequence ATGCCCAAGGAAGCAGCACACTGGATTCTGGCGGAGCAGACCTGGCAGGCCATGCCCGAGGGGCTGTTGAAAACGGAAATCCAGGGGAACAAGGCTCTTTACTATCTGGGCGCCATTATTTTTGATACACCCTATTACGCCTTGACCGGGCAGAACCGCTCCAACCTGATCGCGGCGGCTACGCGTCTGCACGGATATTCGGCCTCCGCTCCCTTCAATCCTTTCGGACCGCTGGCCAAAAGTACCGAAGTGCTGCCGGAGGGATACGGCCCCTTTGTGGCGGGCGCCCTGACCCATGTGGCGGCGGACGCGGTCTTTCACCCTCCGATCTTCTATTTCAGTGGCAATGACAAGGATGTCCCGGCGAACCAGGCCGCCCGGGCCACAACCCGCCATCGCCGCCTCGAATCGGCACTGGATCTCCACTTCATCAGTCAGAACGGGAACGCCTCATTCCGGAACCTGCGCCTGATCGACCTGTATCAGCACCGGGAAAACGAGGAAAGCGCTTTTCTGAAACTTTTGAATCTCCTCTATTTCGGAAAGATTCTGGCAACCAATTCCTCCCTGAAGCTCACCGTCTGGCAGCACGCCCTGATTCAGTTCCTCATCCAGCAGAGACGGATTCACCAGTTTCTGGGCCTTTTCGGCATCCTCTATCCCCGGCTGGCCCGCCGCCTCCAGCCCATTGAGGCCCTTTTTTACGCCACCTGCCAGGAGTCCGATCCCCGCTTCTTCCAGCGCCCCCTTAATTATCGACATCCCCTGACGGGAGAGGAGCACACCGAATCCGTCAGCTCACTTCAGGACCGGACCGTTGCCCTGGCATTGGGATTCCTGAAGCAGATCGATAACGCTTACAGCCAGACCGAATTTAAAAAGCGCCTGGCCGAAGTCACCTTTCCCTCGCTGTACTCCGGACTTTCCCCCGATCGAAGCCGGAAGATGTCTTTATTCGACAATCTTCATATTCTCGACCTTTAA
- a CDS encoding alcohol dehydrogenase: MKAMVCRGPNAYGLEDVPAPKILEPGDVIGRVLLASISGADLAIVRGGIPEIRYPLIPGHEFCVEIVETGPAVKKLKVGDRVVVSCVACCGECWYCRQGLSARCQKAGYGAFGMRGPEGCQAEFVRIPGADVYCFKFPESLTPKDVLFCGDVLSAGYFAAEMAEIQCGETVVVVGAGPVGLCAMTTARLWSPSRIIAVDTSPFRLEAALKAGVADLALDPAKDNVLEAIRELTGGFGADRTIECAGRQITFDIAFSAVRGGGKISTVGIYEKPLSLPLNTAWGTNISLSWGFAPIDRLPGLIRLIEEGRINAAFLCTHQVPLNDILRGYEIFGSRKENCLKMLITPWER, translated from the coding sequence ATGAAAGCGATGGTATGCCGGGGGCCGAACGCCTATGGGCTGGAGGATGTCCCTGCGCCGAAAATTCTCGAACCCGGTGATGTCATCGGCAGGGTCCTGCTGGCGTCGATTTCCGGAGCCGACCTCGCCATCGTGCGGGGCGGCATCCCGGAGATTCGCTATCCTTTGATTCCCGGCCACGAGTTCTGCGTTGAAATCGTGGAAACCGGACCCGCGGTGAAGAAACTGAAAGTCGGAGATCGGGTGGTTGTCTCCTGTGTCGCCTGTTGCGGCGAATGCTGGTACTGCCGGCAGGGGCTTTCAGCCCGCTGTCAGAAGGCAGGGTATGGCGCCTTCGGGATGCGCGGGCCGGAAGGCTGTCAGGCTGAGTTCGTCCGCATTCCCGGGGCCGATGTTTACTGTTTCAAATTTCCCGAATCTCTGACCCCCAAGGATGTCCTCTTCTGTGGCGATGTCCTGTCCGCAGGGTATTTCGCGGCGGAGATGGCCGAAATTCAGTGCGGCGAAACGGTGGTCGTGGTGGGTGCCGGACCCGTCGGCCTCTGCGCCATGACAACCGCCAGACTGTGGAGCCCGTCACGGATCATCGCCGTAGACACGTCGCCCTTCCGGCTGGAGGCCGCCTTGAAAGCCGGGGTGGCGGATCTGGCTCTCGATCCGGCGAAGGACAACGTCCTGGAAGCCATTCGAGAGCTTACCGGCGGGTTCGGGGCGGACAGGACCATCGAGTGTGCGGGAAGGCAGATAACCTTTGATATTGCCTTTTCCGCCGTTCGAGGCGGAGGGAAAATATCCACCGTCGGCATTTACGAAAAACCGCTTTCCCTTCCCCTGAATACGGCCTGGGGGACCAATATCAGCTTGAGCTGGGGTTTTGCGCCGATCGATCGGCTGCCCGGACTGATTCGATTGATCGAAGAGGGGAGAATCAATGCCGCCTTCCTGTGCACGCACCAGGTCCCCTTGAATGATATTCTGCGGGGTTATGAAATCTTTGGCAGCAGGAAGGAAAACTGCCTGAAGATGCTGATTACCCCCTGGGAAAGATAA